A window of Aliarcobacter trophiarum LMG 25534 contains these coding sequences:
- a CDS encoding NlpC/P60 family protein: MKIKASLFTIILFGIVFSGCATTSTSQKNLSTPDSNFAYDSKLNQEQKHLKNSNFRDDITYSNYMSKRDSNINNELFSFYNEWKGTKYRMGGYTKKGIDCSGFVQKAILEKFDLKLPRDSRSQSLVGTSIKKSELQMGDLVFFHTGKTKHVGIYIDNGQFMHASTKVGVTISRIDDGYFKNRYWKATRVLK, from the coding sequence TTTATTCACAATTATTTTATTTGGAATTGTTTTCTCAGGTTGTGCTACAACCTCTACAAGTCAAAAAAACCTCTCTACTCCAGATAGTAACTTTGCGTATGATAGCAAGTTAAATCAAGAGCAAAAACATCTGAAAAATAGCAACTTTAGAGATGATATTACGTACTCTAACTATATGTCAAAAAGAGATAGCAATATAAATAATGAACTATTTAGTTTTTACAATGAGTGGAAAGGTACAAAGTATAGAATGGGTGGATATACAAAAAAAGGGATAGATTGCTCAGGATTTGTACAAAAAGCTATTTTAGAAAAGTTTGATTTAAAGCTTCCTAGAGATAGTAGGTCTCAATCACTTGTTGGAACATCTATCAAAAAAAGTGAGTTGCAAATGGGCGATTTAGTATTTTTTCATACAGGTAAAACAAAACATGTAGGAATATATATTGACAATGGTCAATTTATGCATGCTTCTACAAAAGTTGGTGTTACAATCTCAAGAATAGATGATGGATATTTTAAAAATAGATATTGGAAAGCTACAAGAGTTTTAAAGTAG